From Flexistipes sp., one genomic window encodes:
- a CDS encoding 3'-5' exoribonuclease YhaM family protein, with translation MNLNVSGEKYMIFEINHNVTKDSRPYIRVILTDKDGKRHNGIMFDSNKLDFTPEKGDIVSVEAVVQNYNGQIQLKISNMEKLGEESRLDFLPKTQFNIQDMFDELKEIMDKNVKEQPLKKLLNLFFGDSKTVKLFKYMPAAKNVHHAYVGGLLEHTLSVAKLAEKMCGYYKEYVNPDLLMVGALFHDIGKIFELNAEKGFDYTDSGKLVGHLLLGIELINNYIAQVEDFPENYKYIIDHMIASHHGLLEFGSPKKPKTTEAIILHHIDDMDAKVNTFNSIFEKEEVQEGWSSYDRLLERQLYRHS, from the coding sequence ATGAATTTAAACGTAAGCGGTGAAAAATATATGATTTTTGAAATAAATCATAATGTTACTAAAGACAGCAGACCTTACATAAGGGTTATTTTAACAGATAAAGACGGAAAACGTCATAATGGGATAATGTTTGACAGCAATAAACTTGATTTTACTCCTGAAAAGGGGGATATAGTTTCCGTTGAAGCAGTGGTGCAGAATTATAACGGTCAGATTCAGCTGAAAATATCCAATATGGAAAAACTTGGAGAAGAGAGCAGACTTGATTTTCTTCCCAAAACCCAATTTAACATACAGGATATGTTTGATGAGCTAAAAGAGATTATGGATAAAAATGTAAAAGAACAGCCGCTTAAAAAACTTTTAAATCTGTTTTTCGGAGACAGCAAAACTGTAAAATTGTTTAAATACATGCCTGCAGCTAAAAATGTGCATCATGCTTATGTGGGCGGACTTCTGGAGCATACGCTCTCTGTTGCAAAGTTGGCTGAAAAAATGTGCGGGTATTACAAAGAATATGTTAACCCGGATTTGCTGATGGTTGGTGCTCTTTTTCACGATATCGGAAAAATTTTTGAACTTAATGCTGAAAAGGGCTTTGATTATACAGATTCGGGCAAACTTGTGGGGCACCTGCTGCTGGGAATCGAGCTTATCAACAATTACATAGCACAAGTGGAAGATTTCCCTGAAAATTATAAATATATTATTGATCATATGATAGCCAGCCACCATGGGCTGCTTGAGTTCGGTTCCCCCAAAAAACCCAAAACTACGGAAGCTATAATCCTTCATCATATAGATGATATGGATGCCAAGGTTAACACATTTAATTCTATTTTTGAGAAAGAGGAAGTGCAGGAAGGATGGAGTTCATACGACAGGCTCCTTGAGAGACAGCTTTACCGCCACAGCTAA
- a CDS encoding DUF4911 domain-containing protein, which translates to MSSLNSKCVKIKFITDINDVLYINSIIDSYEGVGIVRTIDSAKGKVVIFTSSGMCRYARNVLESLKDEGLNIKSIIVEESEEVDSY; encoded by the coding sequence GTGAGTTCTTTGAACAGTAAGTGCGTTAAAATAAAGTTTATAACAGATATTAATGATGTGCTGTATATTAACAGCATAATTGACTCGTACGAAGGTGTGGGAATAGTTAGAACAATCGACAGCGCAAAGGGTAAAGTTGTTATATTTACATCTTCAGGTATGTGCAGATATGCGAGGAATGTCCTGGAGAGCTTAAAGGACGAAGGTCTTAATATAAAAAGTATAATTGTGGAAGAGAGTGAAGAAGTGGATTCTTACTGA
- the nusB gene encoding transcription antitermination factor NusB, with protein sequence MKTKRLLSREYAVQMMYHVSVGDASSDEVLHFFWLSHGEDEKFVKDFAEDLFHKAYRNMNYNDELVRKYLKKGWSYDRLGEVEKAVFRVALAELFEGDAPVYAILDDYVSIASSYMDEKSASLVNGILDKIKSEFDIDRDRVQRD encoded by the coding sequence ATGAAAACAAAAAGGCTGCTTTCAAGAGAGTATGCTGTGCAGATGATGTACCACGTTTCAGTGGGTGATGCTTCATCGGATGAAGTTTTGCACTTTTTTTGGTTAAGTCACGGGGAAGATGAAAAGTTTGTTAAAGATTTTGCAGAGGATCTTTTTCACAAAGCTTACAGGAATATGAATTATAACGATGAGCTTGTGAGAAAGTATTTAAAAAAAGGCTGGTCGTATGACCGGTTGGGCGAAGTTGAGAAAGCTGTATTCAGAGTTGCACTGGCAGAGCTTTTTGAAGGAGATGCGCCTGTTTACGCTATCCTGGATGATTATGTCAGCATAGCAAGCAGTTATATGGATGAAAAATCGGCATCACTTGTCAACGGAATTTTGGACAAAATAAAAAGTGAGTTTGATATTGACAGAGACAGAGTACAAAGAGATTAA
- the ribH gene encoding 6,7-dimethyl-8-ribityllumazine synthase, producing the protein MGVKFFEGKYDGSGLKFAIVATRFNDFIVKSLTSGATDALVRHNVQESDIEVYKVPGAFEMPLFCRKLAQSGRYDAVIAVGAVIRGSTPHFDYVSAEVAKGVAKSTYDTGVPVIFGVLTTDTIEQAIERAGTKGGNKGAEAAMVAIESVNLLKQTD; encoded by the coding sequence ATGGGTGTTAAATTTTTTGAAGGAAAGTATGACGGATCAGGCTTAAAATTTGCAATTGTTGCCACAAGATTTAATGATTTTATAGTTAAGAGCCTGACTTCAGGTGCAACAGATGCATTGGTAAGGCACAATGTACAGGAAAGTGATATTGAAGTGTACAAAGTACCCGGTGCGTTTGAAATGCCTTTGTTCTGCAGAAAACTTGCCCAAAGCGGCAGATATGATGCCGTAATTGCAGTGGGTGCGGTGATTAGGGGCTCCACACCTCATTTTGACTATGTTTCAGCAGAAGTTGCCAAAGGTGTTGCAAAGTCCACATATGACACGGGCGTTCCGGTTATTTTCGGTGTTTTGACTACGGATACAATTGAACAGGCTATCGAAAGAGCCGGAACTAAGGGCGGTAATAAAGGGGCCGAAGCTGCAATGGTGGCAATTGAGTCCGTAAATCTGCTAAAACAGACTGATTGA
- a CDS encoding bifunctional 3,4-dihydroxy-2-butanone-4-phosphate synthase/GTP cyclohydrolase II, producing MKKEVRATVEEAIEDIKNGKMIILVDDEDRENEGDLMIAADHVTPEAINFMAKHGRGLICLSLTNKRCDELNLPLMVDEKGNSAKFGTAFTVSIEAKEGVTTGISAFDRAHTIKVASDPEKSADDIARPGHVFPLRAKDGGVLVRAGQTEGSMDLTKLAGLTPAAVICEVMNDDGSMARMPQLEEFAQEHGLKILTIADLISYRVEKENIIEKIADASLPTVFGDFKIEGFENKIDNQEAIALVKGDISGEEPVLVRVHSQCLTGDVFGSLRCDCRDQLHCSMDMIEKEGKGVLLYMFQEGRGIGLLNKIKAYKLQEEGMDTVDANLHLGFKDDLRDYGFGAQILRNLGLKKLRLITNNPKKIRCLSGYGLEVVERVPTVCHIRPENEKYLKAKKEKMGHVFQIKD from the coding sequence ATGAAAAAAGAAGTAAGAGCAACGGTTGAAGAAGCCATTGAGGATATAAAAAACGGAAAAATGATCATTCTCGTTGATGATGAAGACAGGGAAAACGAGGGTGACCTTATGATAGCAGCTGATCATGTTACTCCTGAAGCTATTAATTTCATGGCGAAACACGGAAGGGGACTTATCTGTCTAAGCTTAACCAATAAGAGATGTGACGAACTTAATCTACCTCTGATGGTGGATGAAAAAGGTAATTCGGCAAAATTCGGAACCGCCTTCACAGTTTCCATTGAAGCAAAAGAAGGTGTGACCACAGGGATATCAGCTTTTGACAGAGCACATACGATAAAGGTGGCTTCTGATCCTGAAAAATCTGCTGATGATATTGCAAGACCGGGGCATGTTTTTCCCCTGAGAGCCAAAGACGGCGGAGTTCTTGTGAGAGCAGGTCAAACCGAAGGTTCCATGGATCTGACGAAGCTTGCCGGACTTACGCCGGCTGCAGTGATTTGCGAAGTGATGAATGACGACGGCAGTATGGCCAGGATGCCTCAGCTGGAAGAATTTGCCCAAGAGCACGGACTTAAGATTCTTACCATAGCTGATTTGATTTCCTACAGAGTGGAGAAAGAAAATATTATAGAAAAGATTGCCGATGCAAGTTTGCCAACAGTTTTCGGAGATTTTAAAATAGAGGGTTTTGAAAATAAAATTGATAACCAGGAAGCTATTGCTTTAGTGAAGGGCGATATTTCCGGTGAGGAGCCGGTTCTTGTCAGGGTACACTCTCAATGTTTGACCGGGGATGTTTTCGGTTCTTTGAGGTGTGACTGCAGGGATCAGCTGCACTGTTCTATGGATATGATTGAAAAAGAGGGCAAAGGTGTTCTTTTGTACATGTTCCAGGAGGGCAGAGGTATAGGACTTCTTAACAAGATAAAAGCCTATAAACTTCAGGAAGAGGGAATGGATACCGTTGATGCAAACCTTCATCTTGGATTTAAAGACGATCTGAGGGATTACGGTTTCGGCGCCCAGATTCTAAGAAATCTCGGTTTAAAAAAACTGAGATTGATAACCAATAATCCTAAAAAAATAAGGTGTCTCTCAGGCTACGGGCTTGAAGTTGTGGAAAGGGTACCTACTGTGTGTCATATCAGACCTGAGAATGAAAAGTATCTCAAAGCCAAAAAAGAAAAAATGGGACATGTTTTTCAGATAAAAGATTAA
- a CDS encoding riboflavin synthase gives MFTGIIEEVGKVSAFKKTGNFAVLQIECCKILDDIATGDSVSVNGVCLTVTKCGEKSFNVDISYETLEKSSLAYTSYGDPLNLERALTLSTRLGGHLISGHVDCLAKILEIKKESGAYRLRIQYSSDIDRYVTVKGSISLDGISLTVSDIPAERVCEVAVIPHTFENTVLKYKKAGDYLNVEVDMIARYIEKLLKKETKADKLKESILKMQQLEDFL, from the coding sequence ATGTTCACCGGAATAATTGAGGAAGTGGGAAAGGTATCCGCCTTTAAAAAAACGGGGAATTTTGCAGTGCTGCAAATAGAGTGCTGTAAAATTCTGGATGATATAGCCACAGGGGATTCAGTTTCGGTAAACGGAGTTTGTCTTACAGTAACAAAGTGTGGTGAAAAATCTTTTAATGTTGACATTTCATATGAAACGCTTGAGAAATCTTCTCTCGCTTATACTTCCTACGGAGACCCCTTAAATCTTGAAAGGGCACTGACACTCTCCACAAGATTAGGCGGACACCTTATTTCAGGTCATGTGGACTGCCTGGCAAAGATTCTGGAGATAAAAAAAGAATCCGGAGCCTATCGACTGCGAATTCAGTATTCCAGTGACATTGACCGGTATGTTACCGTGAAAGGCTCTATCTCTTTAGATGGAATAAGCCTTACTGTTTCCGATATTCCGGCTGAGAGAGTTTGCGAAGTTGCTGTTATTCCGCATACTTTTGAGAATACAGTTTTAAAATACAAAAAGGCCGGGGATTATCTTAATGTTGAAGTGGACATGATTGCCAGATATATCGAGAAGTTGTTGAAAAAAGAAACAAAAGCAGATAAATTGAAAGAAAGTATATTAAAAATGCAGCAACTGGAGGATTTTTTATAA
- the ribD gene encoding bifunctional diaminohydroxyphosphoribosylaminopyrimidine deaminase/5-amino-6-(5-phosphoribosylamino)uracil reductase RibD, producing MADPHKVMLECVNLALAGKGHTKTNPVVGAMILRNGRVIGKGFHKSFGGDHAEIEAINDCEEEISGSDLYVTLEPCSHFGKTPPCVDTIVKKGIKRVFVGVVDPNPVNAGNGIEYLLKNGVEVYVGFAEKACAEIIEEFAKYIYKKQPFYSLKIAQTLDGKIAAKDGSSKWITDETSRQHAHYIRSVSDGILTGIGTVQADDPALSARFLGLKKYPYKIILDSSLKISAEREVFAEKPEKCIIFTSSSNFDEKTAKIDNIRKTGAEVVPCNQLNDGLDLQNVSDELVKRGVLNVLVEGGGKIHASFIKKNLADKAYIFMAGKILGAEGIDSLASLNINNIEGCKTLSDLNVTRLKNDFLFTGKFYDYAKDIINLTERVRNRCSPE from the coding sequence TTGGCTGATCCGCATAAAGTAATGCTTGAATGTGTAAATTTGGCACTCGCCGGTAAAGGACACACGAAAACGAATCCCGTGGTGGGTGCTATGATATTGCGAAACGGCAGGGTTATCGGAAAAGGATTTCATAAAAGTTTCGGTGGTGACCATGCGGAGATTGAAGCGATAAATGACTGCGAGGAGGAGATCAGCGGCTCAGATTTATATGTTACCCTGGAACCATGTTCTCATTTTGGCAAGACCCCTCCTTGTGTTGATACAATAGTTAAAAAGGGCATTAAAAGAGTATTCGTGGGCGTTGTTGACCCTAATCCGGTGAATGCCGGCAACGGGATAGAATATCTTTTGAAAAACGGAGTGGAGGTATATGTCGGCTTTGCTGAAAAAGCCTGTGCCGAAATTATTGAGGAATTTGCCAAATATATTTATAAAAAACAACCCTTTTACAGCCTGAAAATAGCCCAGACGCTCGACGGAAAGATTGCTGCAAAAGACGGCTCCTCCAAATGGATTACCGACGAAACCTCGAGACAGCATGCTCATTATATAAGAAGTGTATCAGATGGTATTTTAACCGGTATAGGAACTGTCCAGGCGGATGATCCTGCGCTCAGCGCCAGATTTCTGGGGTTAAAAAAATACCCTTATAAGATTATTCTGGATTCATCATTAAAAATATCTGCCGAACGGGAAGTTTTTGCCGAAAAACCTGAAAAATGTATTATTTTTACATCAAGTTCTAATTTTGATGAGAAGACGGCTAAAATTGATAATATTCGCAAGACAGGGGCTGAGGTTGTACCCTGCAATCAATTGAATGACGGCCTGGATTTACAGAATGTTTCTGATGAGCTTGTTAAAAGAGGTGTTTTAAATGTTCTTGTTGAGGGCGGCGGCAAAATCCACGCTTCTTTCATAAAGAAAAATTTGGCTGATAAAGCGTATATTTTTATGGCGGGTAAAATTTTGGGTGCTGAAGGGATTGATTCATTGGCCTCTCTTAATATTAATAATATTGAAGGGTGCAAGACACTCAGTGATTTGAATGTAACAAGGCTGAAAAATGATTTCCTTTTTACCGGTAAATTTTATGATTACGCAAAAGACATAATAAATCTTACGGAAAGAGTGAGGAACAGATGTTCACCGGAATAA
- the plsY gene encoding glycerol-3-phosphate 1-O-acyltransferase PlsY translates to MIYYILIPVISYFCGAVPFSYLLVKWIKDVDIRDVGSGNVGATNAGRVLGKWGFIAAFLLDMSKAFIPLFIFLNYLPINNTLTLVSAVCIIIGHTYTVFLRFKGGKGVATGVGIFLALSPLNLFIALIVFLVVIGAFRMVSLGSVTAAISLAVLVWLRTDWLGLQVFTTLVVLFVIFKHRSNIKRIIEGKESKIGEKVG, encoded by the coding sequence ATGATTTATTATATTCTTATACCTGTTATTTCTTATTTCTGCGGAGCTGTTCCTTTTTCTTATCTGCTTGTGAAATGGATAAAGGATGTTGACATCAGAGATGTTGGAAGTGGTAATGTAGGAGCCACAAATGCCGGACGTGTTCTGGGGAAATGGGGTTTCATTGCAGCATTCCTCCTGGATATGTCAAAAGCTTTTATCCCGCTTTTTATCTTTCTTAATTATTTGCCGATTAACAATACACTCACACTTGTTTCAGCGGTCTGTATAATTATAGGGCATACATATACTGTTTTTCTGCGTTTTAAAGGAGGCAAAGGCGTTGCCACCGGAGTGGGCATCTTTCTTGCATTGAGTCCGCTCAACCTTTTTATTGCTCTGATTGTTTTTCTTGTTGTAATAGGAGCATTCAGGATGGTTTCTCTGGGCTCTGTAACTGCAGCGATAAGTCTTGCCGTCCTGGTGTGGCTGAGGACTGATTGGCTGGGTTTGCAGGTTTTTACCACACTTGTGGTTCTGTTTGTTATCTTTAAGCACAGGTCGAATATCAAAAGAATAATAGAAGGTAAAGAAAGCAAAATAGGAGAAAAAGTTGGCTGA
- a CDS encoding DUF362 domain-containing protein: protein MAEVFLEKIYKYSSDIEFFVDNFFSRNSEKFNDCEKILLKPNLLQSAPPEKGVTTHPEFLRFVVKSLKKHTDAKLLLADSPGANFENFGKILEISGIGQVCDEENIGIYRVESFPPVEKNGFVYSGIADEVDLIINLAKLKTHSLTGLTMCVKNFFGLIPGTSKVGYHRRYPDGSDLGSAVYGLYKQFAGKSLNLLDGIIAHEGEGPSRGKPVMAGILAAGADAGAVDIAVAKILGFEPEFCTTNIEALKDLSESKIKLIPELKFNITLKKPVAARRVHLPDFIKKYAAEKIYVKPEIIQEKCIKCLLCLKSCYADAITFDSGVVEINKDACKECFCCHEVCESDAIKLKRSIMHRIFVR from the coding sequence ATGGCTGAAGTTTTTTTAGAGAAAATTTATAAATATTCTTCAGATATAGAGTTTTTTGTCGATAATTTTTTCAGCCGTAATTCAGAAAAATTCAACGATTGCGAAAAAATACTTCTTAAACCCAATCTGCTGCAGTCAGCTCCTCCTGAAAAAGGTGTGACCACACATCCGGAATTTCTGAGGTTTGTAGTCAAGTCGTTAAAAAAACATACAGATGCAAAACTGCTGCTGGCAGACAGTCCCGGTGCAAATTTTGAAAACTTTGGAAAAATCCTTGAAATAAGCGGTATCGGACAGGTTTGCGATGAGGAAAATATCGGCATTTACAGAGTGGAATCTTTTCCTCCGGTGGAAAAAAATGGTTTTGTTTACTCCGGAATAGCTGATGAGGTGGATCTGATTATCAACCTTGCCAAGTTAAAAACCCATTCTCTTACAGGCCTGACTATGTGTGTAAAAAACTTTTTCGGCCTCATTCCAGGAACATCCAAAGTGGGCTATCACAGGCGATACCCGGACGGGTCCGATTTGGGATCTGCAGTTTACGGGCTTTATAAACAGTTTGCGGGAAAATCGCTGAATTTGCTTGACGGCATAATTGCACATGAAGGAGAAGGCCCTTCCAGAGGAAAACCCGTTATGGCAGGAATTTTAGCAGCAGGTGCCGATGCAGGTGCAGTGGATATTGCAGTTGCAAAGATTCTGGGATTTGAGCCTGAGTTTTGTACCACAAATATAGAGGCTTTAAAGGATTTATCCGAGAGTAAGATAAAACTTATCCCGGAATTAAAATTTAATATAACCCTGAAAAAACCTGTTGCTGCAAGGCGTGTGCATCTTCCGGATTTTATTAAAAAATATGCTGCTGAGAAGATTTATGTGAAGCCGGAGATTATACAGGAGAAATGCATAAAATGTCTATTATGCTTGAAGAGTTGCTATGCAGATGCTATAACTTTTGACAGCGGTGTTGTTGAAATTAACAAAGATGCCTGCAAAGAATGTTTTTGCTGTCATGAAGTTTGTGAATCGGATGCGATTAAATTGAAACGGTCAATTATGCACAGGATTTTTGTTCGATGA
- the pgsA gene encoding CDP-diacylglycerol--glycerol-3-phosphate 3-phosphatidyltransferase → MEKLPNQLTILRVILVPVFLILIFFDKNITNILAAVIFIFASVTDFVDGFIARKYSVVSDFGKILDPIADKILVASAMISLVQLDRLSSIVVIILLSREFAVGALRDFASSRRIIIPAGFFGKIKTAFQMTALALLIYKNELYGINVFVIGKVLIYLSVIISVYSGFVYYRNFFRLKESNG, encoded by the coding sequence ATGGAAAAACTTCCCAATCAACTGACAATTCTGCGAGTGATTCTGGTGCCGGTATTCCTCATTCTTATCTTCTTCGATAAGAACATTACAAATATATTGGCTGCAGTTATTTTTATTTTCGCGTCAGTAACGGATTTTGTTGACGGGTTTATCGCCCGGAAATATTCGGTTGTTTCTGATTTCGGGAAAATTCTTGACCCTATAGCCGATAAAATTTTGGTGGCATCTGCTATGATTTCTCTTGTTCAACTGGACAGGCTCAGTTCAATTGTTGTTATTATTCTGCTTAGCAGGGAGTTTGCTGTAGGCGCTCTGCGGGATTTCGCATCCAGCAGAAGAATAATTATTCCTGCAGGGTTTTTCGGTAAAATAAAGACAGCTTTTCAGATGACTGCCCTTGCTCTGCTTATATACAAAAATGAACTTTATGGCATAAATGTCTTTGTTATAGGGAAAGTTCTGATTTATCTTTCGGTTATCATTTCGGTCTATTCAGGCTTTGTATATTACAGAAATTTTTTCAGACTAAAAGAGAGCAATGGCTGA
- a CDS encoding sigma-54-dependent transcriptional regulator, giving the protein MGNQYNVLIIDDERSFRELLEILFSNEGYNVFMAADIAGSQRIISEKKIDIIICDLVLGKEDGLDVVKWCRENSYNIPFILMTAYASSATALESVKLGVVDYITKPFDMDHLATMVREVITSRKNEDSEFYTELDEIKGKSNAIKNVKKYIMDIAKTDSTILITGESGTGKELVARAVHRLSHRALKPFKTINCSAIPYDLLESELFGYKRGAFTGASYDKKGIFELANGGSIFLDEIGEMPLFLQSKLLRVIQDKMVQPLGAGTEIKTDFRIIAATNKNLEEETKKGNFRSDLYYRLNVVNINIPPLRERKEDVEELAKHFLKKYAVLMDKNISQISFAVMEAFKTYPFKGNVRELENLIERAVAMEKTNRLLPSSFPAHFFGNYENFWDNQTPDLEKPVDLEKIVENIEKKYIMTALEKTGGNQSKSAKLLGLSGRVFRYKMEKYNIR; this is encoded by the coding sequence ATGGGTAACCAATACAATGTGCTGATAATTGATGACGAAAGATCTTTCAGGGAGCTTCTGGAAATTCTTTTTTCCAATGAAGGCTACAATGTTTTTATGGCTGCTGATATTGCCGGATCACAGCGTATCATTTCAGAAAAAAAGATCGACATTATTATCTGCGATTTAGTCCTGGGTAAAGAGGATGGGTTGGATGTCGTAAAATGGTGCCGTGAAAATTCATATAATATCCCTTTTATTCTTATGACAGCCTATGCCAGCAGTGCAACAGCTTTGGAGTCTGTGAAGCTGGGAGTTGTGGATTATATAACCAAGCCTTTTGACATGGATCATCTTGCCACCATGGTCAGGGAGGTTATAACCTCCAGGAAAAATGAAGATTCTGAGTTTTACACTGAGCTTGATGAAATTAAGGGTAAAAGCAATGCCATTAAAAATGTTAAAAAATATATTATGGATATTGCAAAAACGGATTCAACCATTTTAATTACCGGTGAATCCGGTACAGGTAAAGAACTCGTCGCAAGGGCTGTACACAGGTTGAGCCACAGGGCCTTGAAACCCTTTAAGACGATAAATTGCAGCGCCATACCCTATGATTTGCTAGAATCGGAACTTTTCGGATACAAAAGAGGTGCTTTTACCGGTGCATCATATGATAAGAAAGGGATATTTGAACTGGCGAACGGCGGCTCCATATTTCTTGATGAAATAGGTGAAATGCCGCTTTTTCTGCAGTCCAAACTTCTCAGGGTAATACAGGATAAAATGGTTCAGCCTCTGGGTGCAGGCACTGAAATTAAAACGGATTTCAGGATAATTGCCGCTACAAATAAAAACCTGGAAGAGGAAACGAAAAAAGGCAATTTCAGGAGTGATCTCTACTACAGGTTAAACGTTGTTAATATTAATATCCCTCCATTAAGGGAAAGAAAAGAGGATGTGGAAGAGCTGGCGAAACATTTCCTGAAAAAATATGCAGTTTTGATGGATAAAAATATTTCTCAGATATCCTTTGCTGTAATGGAGGCTTTTAAAACCTATCCGTTTAAAGGTAATGTAAGAGAACTGGAAAACCTGATAGAAAGGGCTGTGGCTATGGAAAAGACCAACAGGCTTCTTCCTTCCAGTTTTCCAGCCCATTTCTTTGGTAATTATGAAAATTTTTGGGATAATCAAACACCGGATCTGGAAAAACCTGTGGATTTGGAAAAAATTGTGGAAAATATTGAGAAAAAATATATAATGACAGCACTGGAAAAGACAGGCGGCAACCAGAGTAAATCTGCTAAACTACTCGGGCTTTCGGGCAGAGTATTCAGGTATAAAATGGAAAAATATAATATTCGGTGA
- the greA gene encoding transcription elongation factor GreA translates to MDRIPITKEGFQKIKEELERLKTKERKDVVEAIKEARAHGDLSENAEYDAAKDRQGMLEAKIAELESKMSKFEVIDTKNLKGDKVVFGATVKIENVETDEIKEYRIVGPDESDISKGDISVLSPLARALVGKKVGDETVVNAPGGEIEYEIVEINFE, encoded by the coding sequence ATGGATAGAATTCCTATTACAAAAGAAGGTTTTCAAAAAATAAAGGAAGAACTTGAAAGACTTAAGACGAAAGAGCGTAAAGATGTTGTTGAGGCTATAAAAGAAGCGAGAGCCCACGGCGATCTTAGTGAAAATGCGGAATATGATGCGGCAAAAGACCGCCAGGGTATGCTGGAAGCTAAAATTGCTGAACTTGAATCGAAAATGTCTAAGTTTGAGGTCATTGATACGAAAAACCTTAAAGGTGATAAGGTAGTATTCGGTGCAACGGTTAAAATTGAAAATGTCGAAACCGATGAAATAAAAGAATACCGGATTGTCGGCCCTGATGAATCCGATATTTCCAAGGGTGATATTTCAGTCCTTTCCCCCCTTGCAAGGGCGTTGGTAGGGAAAAAAGTCGGTGATGAGACAGTAGTAAACGCCCCCGGCGGGGAAATTGAATATGAAATAGTAGAAATAAATTTTGAATAA